TCGAAATCGGCGCGCTCGGTCGAGGCGACCAGCGATTCGACCATCGGCGGCAGGAAATGCGCCGCTGTGCAGCGCTCCTGCGAAACGCTCCGCAGGAATTCGCGCACCTCGAACCGCTCCCCGAGAACAACCAACCCGCCGCGCGCCCACAATGGCAGGACGCCGTTCATCATCGCCATCGAACCGAACAGCGGGATGCAGAGATAAAGCCGATCGTCGCCGGTCAGCTCGGCGCGTTCGCCGATATCGAAAGCCTTGCGCCACACGCAGTGGGTGATCAACGCTCCCTTCGGAAGCGCCGTGGTCCCGGAGCTGTAGGAGATCAGGGCAGGCTCGCCGGGATTGTCCGCATAGACGGGAGGTGCTTCTGCATCCGTCTCCTGACCGAAGGGCGGCCATTCGACGAGTCCCGGCCAACCGGGCCCGGCATCCAGCGTTACGATTCGCCGAAGTCCGGGCAGTTCGGCCGGCGCCAGCGCAGCCGCCGACTGTACCCGCACCTCCGGGCACAATTCTGCAACTTCTGCGGGGAAATCGCGAAATGAACCACGACCTGGAATGATCAGCGCAGTACTATCGGATTGCGCGAGCTGATAGCGAACCTCCGGCAGCTTCAGCCGCGTGTTGAGCACGACGGTGATCAAGCCAATTTGCGATGCGCCTAGCCAACACCAGAGGAATTCCGGCCGATTGGGCAACCACAGCGCGACGCGATCACCCGGCCGCAGGCCGAGCGCCTCGAAGCGCCGCGAGGCCTCGTCGACCCTCCGTTTCACGTCGGCGAACGAATATCGCTCTCCCCGGAAGACCAGCGCTTCCCGCGCGCCGAATTCATCCGCCAGCCACTTCAACGCCGAGCCGTAGGTTGCGTCGACGAAGGGATTTCCTGGTGCCGCCATCCTCAATCCGCGTAGCGTCTCGCCCGGCCCCTCCGGCTGGATCGATACATCTGAGCTTAGGACATGGATACAATCGACGTCAATGTCATTGTATGCTAAGATACATTTCGACGACGCCAGATTTTTCTCCCAAAAGCGTAGCGACGGACATGATCCATGTGGACACCTAACATCCGCGATCTCGAAGGCCCCCGCTACATCGTGATCGCGACCGCGATCGCACAGGCGATCGACAGCGGCGAATTGCCTCCCGGCAGCCAGCTGCCGCCCCAGCGGGACCTCGCCGAAAGCCTGGGCGTCACGGTCGGAACGGTGACGCGCGCCTACGCATTGGCCCGCGAGAAGAACCTCGTGAGCGGCGAGGTCGGTCGCGGCACCTTTGTCAGAGCGGGGCGGAATATCGGGCAGCGACTGGAATTCCGGCCTGCGGCGCAAGAGCGCACGGTCGATTTTTCCTGTTATCGCGCGCCGATCGCGGGCCTTGGCGATCTCGTCTCGGCGTCGTTGGCGACCCTGGCCCAGCGCGCTGCCTTTCTGCCACTGCAAAAATATCCGCCCGCGGCCGGGCTCCCGGCCCATCGCGCCGTCGCAGCCACATGGCTTGGTCGGACAGGGCTCTCGGCGCGTCCAGAGGACGTGCTGATCTGCGCCGGAGTTCAGCAGGCGATCCAGGTCGCTCTCGCGACGCTCGCCGGTCCTGGCGACGTGGTGCTGACGGATGAACTGACCTATCCGGGCCTGAAGGCTCTCGCCGCGCTCCAGGGGCTACGCCTCGTCGGCGTCGAAATGGACCAGGAGGGGATGCGCCCCGAGGCGTTGCGTGAAGCCGTCGTGCGAACCGGCGCCAGCGTCGTCGCGCTTCAAACGACCCTGCACAACCCGACGATCGCCACGATGAGCCTCGAGCGGCGGCAGGCGATCGCGGATGTCGCAGAAGAGCTCGGGCTCACGCTGTTCGAGGACGACGCGCAAGCGGCAATCCTGGCGGAGCGCCCGGTGCCACTCGCAGCCCTCGCGCCCGAGAGAACCGTCTATGCGACCGGCCTCGCCAAGGGGCTGAGCCCGGTCTTCCGAACGGGGTTTGTCGTCTGCCCGCCCTCTCTCAACGAGGCCCTGTCGAACACGCTTCACGCGATGACGCTTGGCCCCTCGCCGTTCGTCGGCGAGATGGTATCGAGCATCCTCAGCCATCCCGATCTTGACCGGGTGATCGAGCGAATGCGTGCGATCATCGCCGAGCGTGTCGCCTTCGCGGTCGAGCTTCTCGGACCCGATCGCGTTCGTTCTCATCCGGCTTCGGTCCATATGTGGCTGAGCCTGCCGCCGGAATGGCGGCCGCTGGATTTCGAGGCGGCAGCGCGCCGCAAGGGTGTCGCCGTGGTCGCCGCCGACAATTTCGCAACCGACGGCGTGCGCCCACCTGGCGCCGTGCGGCTCTCACTCAGCCCGGGAGCCGGGGACAACCTCCTTCATCGGGGCCTGACCACACTGAAGGGCATGCTCGACAGCCGGCCGATCCTGTCGGCGACCATCATCTGAGCTTGAGTTTATCGCGAGAGCACCACCCTGATTCGGTCAGAGCGGACTGCGCGCCTAGTGGTCCGATTCTAACATTCGCATCCCGTCGTGGCAGGCTCTTTTGCGAATGTCAGAATCAAAGGACCACTAGCAAATGATTGCTTCTAGTGGAGCTTTGGATTTGACGTTCGCATCAAGGAAGCGCGGAGAGGGGTAGC
This genomic interval from Bradyrhizobium sp. NP1 contains the following:
- a CDS encoding class I adenylate-forming enzyme family protein; translated protein: MKWLADEFGAREALVFRGERYSFADVKRRVDEASRRFEALGLRPGDRVALWLPNRPEFLWCWLGASQIGLITVVLNTRLKLPEVRYQLAQSDSTALIIPGRGSFRDFPAEVAELCPEVRVQSAAALAPAELPGLRRIVTLDAGPGWPGLVEWPPFGQETDAEAPPVYADNPGEPALISYSSGTTALPKGALITHCVWRKAFDIGERAELTGDDRLYLCIPLFGSMAMMNGVLPLWARGGLVVLGERFEVREFLRSVSQERCTAAHFLPPMVESLVASTERADFDLSSLRIGWVLSSERRILEMVAHDLAVSGMMTGYGLTETTTVLTRNRWDDPLETRITTQGYALPDVELRVVDPESGRDAPTGETGEIWARGYCITPGYFRKPEESRKALTPDGWFRTGDGGSLDETGRLTFRGRLGDGYKSRGFNISPAEVEAVLLAHPDVDAAAVVGVAHPRWGQVGIAFVVPAEGRAADPAELAEYLKPRLSSFKLPELIERVSELPLTAGTEKVQKFVLRAEGERLLASRLAASPGEREKRVVN
- a CDS encoding PLP-dependent aminotransferase family protein, giving the protein MWTPNIRDLEGPRYIVIATAIAQAIDSGELPPGSQLPPQRDLAESLGVTVGTVTRAYALAREKNLVSGEVGRGTFVRAGRNIGQRLEFRPAAQERTVDFSCYRAPIAGLGDLVSASLATLAQRAAFLPLQKYPPAAGLPAHRAVAATWLGRTGLSARPEDVLICAGVQQAIQVALATLAGPGDVVLTDELTYPGLKALAALQGLRLVGVEMDQEGMRPEALREAVVRTGASVVALQTTLHNPTIATMSLERRQAIADVAEELGLTLFEDDAQAAILAERPVPLAALAPERTVYATGLAKGLSPVFRTGFVVCPPSLNEALSNTLHAMTLGPSPFVGEMVSSILSHPDLDRVIERMRAIIAERVAFAVELLGPDRVRSHPASVHMWLSLPPEWRPLDFEAAARRKGVAVVAADNFATDGVRPPGAVRLSLSPGAGDNLLHRGLTTLKGMLDSRPILSATII